One region of Turicibacter bilis genomic DNA includes:
- the hemA gene encoding glutamyl-tRNA reductase: MNIGVIGVNHNSAPISVREKVSFTDTKKIEAINSLLDKDISEIVILSTCNRSEIYVRCENIQEKINLLANFYEDFFDEKEIKNYLFSKIGRDAVSHIFEVTAGLDSIVLGEDQILGQVKKAHEFAMQLGSSKKVFNKLFREAVTTAKEIKTTTKISEQPLSISYIGVKLLKEKIGCLQNKNALIIGYGKMSRLTMTYLQEERIGNIYLANRSHGKVSNISDQFQNVIPIQYDERYEVLQNVDIVVSATAAPHTVLKLDKMPTLNHRIYMMDIALPRDIDPNINTLDHVVVYDIDDLKKIHDENDVKRNELAGIGYQIIHEKIDEFIEWLESANIDPTIKSLNEKCLEIKEDSLEYLFRKLNLDVREQKLVDRMMESALKRLIREPIVKLKQVKDKGKRDEYIKLIEELFEV, translated from the coding sequence ATGAATATAGGAGTTATAGGAGTCAATCATAATTCGGCACCCATTAGTGTAAGAGAAAAAGTATCATTTACAGATACAAAAAAGATAGAGGCTATAAACTCCTTATTAGATAAAGATATAAGTGAAATTGTTATACTATCTACATGCAATCGAAGTGAAATCTATGTTAGATGTGAAAATATACAGGAAAAAATAAATCTTCTAGCTAATTTTTATGAAGATTTTTTTGATGAGAAAGAAATTAAGAACTATTTATTTTCAAAGATAGGAAGAGACGCAGTCAGTCATATTTTCGAGGTTACAGCTGGCTTAGACTCCATTGTATTGGGTGAGGATCAAATTTTAGGACAAGTAAAAAAAGCACATGAATTTGCTATGCAATTGGGTTCAAGTAAAAAGGTTTTTAATAAACTTTTTAGAGAGGCGGTTACTACTGCAAAAGAGATTAAAACGACAACAAAGATTTCTGAACAGCCACTCTCTATTAGTTACATTGGTGTGAAACTTTTAAAAGAAAAAATTGGATGCTTACAAAATAAAAATGCATTGATAATTGGATATGGTAAAATGAGTCGACTAACAATGACTTATCTTCAAGAAGAAAGAATAGGAAATATATACCTAGCTAATAGAAGTCACGGTAAAGTTAGTAACATAAGCGATCAATTTCAAAATGTCATACCTATTCAATATGATGAAAGGTATGAAGTCTTACAAAATGTTGATATCGTTGTTAGTGCTACTGCTGCTCCTCATACAGTATTAAAATTAGATAAAATGCCAACATTAAATCATAGGATATATATGATGGATATTGCACTCCCACGGGATATTGATCCTAATATTAATACCCTTGACCATGTGGTAGTTTATGATATAGATGATTTAAAGAAAATTCATGATGAAAATGATGTCAAAAGAAATGAATTAGCAGGTATAGGATATCAAATAATTCATGAAAAAATTGATGAATTTATAGAATGGTTAGAATCAGCGAACATTGATCCTACTATTAAGTCATTAAATGAAAAATGTCTTGAAATTAAAGAAGATTCATTAGAATATTTATTTAGAAAATTAAATCTTGATGTAAGAGAACAGAAATTAGTTGATCGCATGATGGAGTCTGCTCTTAAGCGATTAATTAGAGAGCCCATTGTTAAATTAAAGCAAGTTAAAGATAAAGGAAAAAGAGACGAGTATATTAAATTAATCGAAGAATTATTTGAAGTTTAA